The following nucleotide sequence is from Hevea brasiliensis isolate MT/VB/25A 57/8 chromosome 7, ASM3005281v1, whole genome shotgun sequence.
CTTACGATTCGATTCAATTCTCAATTCACAAAATGAAGATTTTGATTCTTGATTTGACAACTATGGCTTGATTAAATAAAATCAATCCCCATTCCAAACCCAACCTCTTTTCCCCAACTTTCAGCCTTCCTAACCATAACACCCTCACTATCTATACAAGATCAAAATCCTTCAAAGAATGACAAAAGAGCTATATATGAGTCTTACACACTGCATTCCTAATGCGCTCAAACTATTCAGTCTCATCTCATTGCCAATCAATGCTTTATTTGGCAGTTACATTGTATTTAAATATTTGAGTTTCAGTCCCGCATTTTCCAGACTGTATAGCGGGACATAAATCTAAAAACTTCAAAATCTTAGAGAAGTATGAATCTCTTCTTCCATCTAGCCATCTCCCCAAACATTCCTCAACGCATATGCAGACAAGAGAAGAGTGTAGTGTAAACcgaaaagaattaaataaattgataCAGTCAATCTTTTGGTATGAGCTCCATAGCTAAGCTTAGTGGGCCTTAAAACCCCAGTTAACAAACATGTCCAAATTAATTCATTGTTTATTGATGGCCATAACAAGCTAGGTATCAGTATCAGCCCTTAGATGCCATAATCTACACACTTTTAGGTTGAATTTGAAGCTTTTCTCTTTAAAAGGGAGAGATGCACCTAATCAGTAACCAGCTAAAAGTAACATAATCATAAAACTCATTACAGAACCTAATCAGTATCATAAATAAAGAAATCAAGAATGTAATTCAGACTGATACTCATTTTAATCTTTATAAAAAAGTATAACAAGAAAACAAAACAGCATGTTTTGCTTCTATTTTGTGAAAGTTTTGAGCTAAAATTTCCATTCCAACAACTGCTCTAACCACAAGCATTCTAGTACTAGCGCCATAACCTGAAGAACAAACAGTTCGCTAAGTAAAGCAAGCATCAGCTCCTTCATGCCAGAGTTGAGCCCCGTAAGCAACTCCAATAGCAAATTTACAAGAAGATATTTGCTTCAATTCAAAGAAAAATATAGCATATCTAAAAATACATTTAAAAATAAAACACCAAAAATTAAATTCTCGATAGCTAATAAATTTACTTAAACCCTAATTGAAAGAGAAAAACCCCAGACGAAGAAGAATAACATACTATTCAGTGACGTCTTCGAGGACCATGTTGACATAGACATCGAAGCCTCTGAGAGTACCAACAAGCTCCTTGTCTCCTTTCATTATCACCCAGATTTTCGACCCTATGCACCTGTCTATTAGCTCtgcaagacaaaaaaaaaattccaaaaaaaaaaaacgagaACTAGCTAGTTACGTTTTCCAGGTTGATTTTctcgagaaaaaaaaaaatagtaatggACCTGATGGAAGGAGCTGGGAAGGATTATTGGCCATGCGATTCAAAGAACCAAGCTTCGGCAGTGAACTGAGCGCAATTATAGGGGCTGTTTT
It contains:
- the LOC131181440 gene encoding sm-like protein LSM5 — its product is MNVAAKTAPIIALSSLPKLGSLNRMANNPSQLLPSELIDRCIGSKIWVIMKGDKELVGTLRGFDVYVNMVLEDVTEYEVTAEGRRITKLDQILLNGNNIAILVPGGSPDPE